The Acidobacteriota bacterium genome has a window encoding:
- a CDS encoding CRTAC1 family protein gives MSRRKRLLLSVVVILLASFAALTLTDRRGRAFLADGRAIISSLQVFQDALRSRDGQALARRFSPDFSGTVPDAWGRSPATDSPLTMQELPPPPRVVDRPQAVQSWLSYLSALQVEDIRINLHRIEERSALWTATVRIAVSGTVLSDGSRLQDTMMWRLRFRPRADSAAASSGVVEAAGGRPDHRGTGHASSQRAGPVVTSAEWVEGVRTRSPALLFSDVAAASGTDFRHRIYPPFLEAGLAFPMIRYGPGGITAADYDKDGHIDLLFPDGVHLRLMRNLGDGTFQDVTESAGLSGLDGVSVALFADLDNDGRRDLFVSRTFSPNQVFRNLGDGTFQDLTADSGLGQDCCTTAASMADIDGDGDLDVYVGRYIDPRRDIPTFLYARNGEANRLYRNEGRFRFTDITGEAGVGDKGLCLGTVFGDYDDDGDPDLYVVNDFGRNTLYRNLGGGRFADVTTESGALAYGAGMNATLADYDNDQHLDLYVTNIRSDFAWMAEAPTVWAHFVNRLRTGYLFGELPIYWEIASQSGLDPLPVFQQMSWGNTLLRNRGNGTFEDVTWRARANPPGWFWGNAAGDLDNDGDLDFYAANGWIYGRPGTEIELDFLADSIYRPERFKSGALFDPDRFQGRSWHGYQRNRLLWNQGDGTFREVGYASGAGLLLNSRGVAAADFLNRGRLDLAVAACDDRHALLRNRYPAGRWIQVQLEGRRSNRDAVGARIVLRAGGQIQMREVVLGDGYGSQNPLRQHFGIGSAERIDRLTVLWPASGLRQQFSGLAANQLVHVVEGKGGELDTDTAKGKGDRP, from the coding sequence ATGAGCCGTCGGAAGCGTTTACTGCTCTCCGTTGTCGTGATTCTGCTCGCTTCCTTCGCCGCTCTTACCCTCACTGACCGGCGCGGACGGGCCTTCCTGGCGGACGGAAGGGCCATCATCTCTTCGCTGCAAGTCTTCCAGGACGCACTGCGTTCGCGCGACGGCCAGGCCCTCGCGCGCCGCTTTTCCCCTGATTTCAGCGGAACGGTCCCTGATGCCTGGGGCCGGTCGCCGGCAACGGATTCGCCCCTGACCATGCAGGAGTTGCCGCCGCCTCCGCGTGTCGTAGACCGCCCACAAGCCGTGCAGTCCTGGCTCAGCTACCTGTCGGCACTGCAAGTCGAGGACATCCGCATCAACCTGCACCGCATCGAAGAGCGGTCCGCCTTGTGGACGGCCACCGTCCGCATCGCCGTCTCAGGGACGGTGCTTTCCGACGGATCGCGCCTGCAGGACACCATGATGTGGCGCCTGCGTTTTCGTCCCCGCGCCGATTCGGCGGCTGCCTCCAGCGGTGTTGTTGAAGCCGCCGGCGGGCGTCCCGACCATCGGGGAACGGGCCACGCTTCATCCCAGCGCGCGGGGCCGGTGGTGACCTCCGCCGAGTGGGTAGAGGGCGTACGCACCCGCAGTCCGGCTCTCCTGTTCAGTGACGTGGCGGCCGCCTCCGGCACCGATTTCCGCCACCGCATCTATCCGCCCTTCCTGGAAGCCGGCTTGGCTTTCCCCATGATCCGCTACGGTCCCGGCGGCATCACGGCCGCGGACTACGACAAGGACGGCCACATCGACCTCCTCTTTCCCGACGGCGTGCACTTGCGACTGATGCGCAACCTCGGCGACGGCACCTTCCAGGACGTTACCGAGTCGGCCGGCCTGAGCGGACTCGACGGCGTCAGCGTGGCTCTCTTCGCCGACCTCGACAACGACGGGCGGCGCGACCTCTTCGTCAGCCGCACCTTCAGTCCCAATCAGGTCTTCCGCAACCTCGGCGACGGCACCTTCCAGGACCTGACGGCCGATTCGGGACTGGGCCAGGACTGCTGCACCACGGCGGCCTCCATGGCCGACATCGACGGCGACGGCGACCTCGACGTCTACGTCGGACGCTACATCGACCCCCGCCGGGACATCCCCACCTTCCTGTACGCTCGCAACGGCGAGGCCAACCGCCTCTACCGCAACGAGGGCCGATTCCGCTTCACCGACATCACCGGCGAGGCCGGCGTGGGCGATAAGGGACTGTGCCTGGGGACGGTCTTCGGCGACTACGACGACGACGGCGATCCCGACCTCTACGTGGTCAACGACTTCGGACGCAACACCCTCTACCGCAACCTGGGCGGCGGACGCTTTGCCGACGTCACCACCGAGTCGGGCGCCCTGGCCTACGGCGCGGGCATGAACGCCACCCTGGCCGACTACGACAACGATCAGCACCTCGATCTCTACGTCACCAACATCCGCTCCGACTTCGCCTGGATGGCCGAGGCGCCCACCGTGTGGGCCCATTTCGTCAACAGGCTGCGCACCGGATACTTGTTCGGCGAGCTGCCCATCTACTGGGAAATCGCCTCCCAGAGCGGACTCGACCCTCTCCCCGTCTTCCAGCAGATGTCCTGGGGCAACACCTTGCTGCGCAATCGCGGTAACGGCACCTTCGAGGACGTGACCTGGCGGGCCCGCGCCAATCCGCCCGGATGGTTCTGGGGCAACGCGGCGGGCGATCTCGACAACGACGGGGACCTCGATTTCTACGCCGCCAACGGCTGGATTTACGGGCGTCCCGGCACCGAGATCGAACTCGACTTCCTGGCCGACTCCATCTACCGTCCCGAACGCTTCAAGAGCGGCGCTCTCTTTGATCCCGACCGCTTCCAGGGCCGTTCCTGGCACGGATACCAGCGCAACCGCCTGCTCTGGAACCAGGGCGACGGCACCTTCCGCGAGGTCGGATATGCCAGCGGCGCCGGACTGTTGCTCAACAGCCGCGGAGTGGCCGCAGCCGACTTCCTCAACCGGGGACGCCTCGATTTGGCCGTGGCGGCTTGCGACGACCGTCACGCCTTGCTGCGCAACCGCTACCCGGCCGGTCGCTGGATACAGGTACAATTAGAGGGCAGGCGCTCCAACCGCGATGCGGTGGGAGCCCGCATCGTGCTGCGGGCAGGCGGACAGATTCAGATGCGCGAGGTGGTGCTGGGCGACGGCTATGGGTCGCAAAATCCCCTGCGCCAGCACTTCGGCATCGGGTCGGCTGAGCGCATCGACCGGCTCACCGTCCTCTGGCCCGCTTCCGGCCTGCGCCAGCAATTCAGCGGATTGGCCGCCAACCAACTCGTCCACGTCGTGGAAGGCAAGGGCGGAGAACTCGACACGGACACAGCCAAAGGGAAGGGAGATCGTCCATGA
- a CDS encoding tetratricopeptide repeat protein — protein sequence MKLTMTRLLLFSSFSLCLAAGPAAVVANDLEEQYRQAQEARAAEDFEQALTLFEQALAENPDSLRLASEYRMTVIEAGAYDRALAFFQELTSDNPQAAYAFLNYGLAYVDKIPSAGSITQVLLANKSLKHFTRSVEIRPTWLGLYTRGNSYLFWPKVFNRAPLGVADLEKAYAMQQDQPKRSYHLRVYLSLGDGYYKVGREEEAKAMWRKGLSEFPSSRKLKRRVEASGEALAQVVDAGYDPNVRVDSDLRELWSQQQPSSQGGEEQP from the coding sequence ATGAAGCTGACCATGACCCGCTTGTTGCTGTTCTCCTCCTTTTCGCTCTGCCTGGCGGCGGGACCTGCGGCCGTCGTCGCCAACGACCTCGAAGAGCAGTACCGTCAGGCTCAGGAGGCCCGCGCCGCCGAGGACTTTGAGCAGGCCCTGACGCTCTTCGAGCAGGCCCTGGCCGAAAACCCCGACAGCCTGCGCTTGGCCAGCGAGTACCGCATGACGGTCATCGAGGCCGGGGCCTACGACCGCGCCTTGGCGTTCTTCCAAGAGCTCACCAGCGACAATCCCCAGGCGGCCTACGCTTTCCTCAACTACGGATTGGCCTATGTCGACAAGATCCCCAGCGCGGGCTCCATCACTCAGGTGCTGTTGGCCAACAAGTCGCTCAAGCACTTCACCCGCTCGGTGGAGATCCGTCCCACCTGGCTAGGCCTCTACACGCGGGGCAACAGCTACCTCTTCTGGCCCAAGGTCTTCAACCGGGCCCCTCTGGGCGTCGCCGACCTTGAAAAGGCCTACGCCATGCAGCAGGATCAACCCAAGCGCAGCTACCACCTGCGCGTCTATCTCTCGCTGGGGGACGGTTACTACAAGGTGGGCCGGGAAGAAGAGGCCAAAGCGATGTGGCGCAAGGGCCTGAGCGAATTCCCCTCCAGCCGGAAACTCAAGCGGCGGGTGGAGGCCTCGGGAGAGGCGCTGGCCCAGGTGGTGGACGCCGGCTACGATCCCAACGTGCGGGTGGACAGCGATCTGAGGGAACTGTGGAGCCAGCAGCAACCGTCCTCCCAGGGCGGGGAGGAACAGCCGTGA
- a CDS encoding CRTAC1 family protein, producing MKASALTSALAVVATTLSPGALSGPEGGPWFQERSAAAGVEVPHRNRTFDNPYAEIMQGYTALGAAAAVADFNGDGFDDIYVTDSASQGRNLLWRNNGDFTFTDVASEAGLAMGNDARNASADALWIDYDNDARPDLFLVRFGQSLLFRNRGQGAFQDVTREAGLLGRQNAICAITFDYDGDGWLDILLGRYFSDVDIFDPDTPRFFPENMETAQNGGGLRLWRNRGDGTFEDATASAGLAGLSGWTLDLGHADYDNDGDQDLYLAADFGTDRFFVNNGDGTFSDRTREAIGIDTKKGMNVDWGDYDNDGRLDVYVTNITDDYMREGNFLWHNNGDGTFSDVARETETYDSGWGWAGKFLDYDHDGWLDLYVVNGWVSAGEESYVPVIFEMLIREADEEGRMDLSDVRKWPAMGQRSLSGHQRSRLFHNRGGQIFVDQASRHGLDSSRDGRGIAVADFDNDGRLDLFVSNANAAPHLFRNQRPLGPDANWIAFSLKSPGSNRLAVGAQVRISSGGRNQMRFVDGGNGFASQSTTRLHFGLGAADEAEQVEIRWPSGRRQRLGPLQANRLYRITEGQSAQAQPLLAPREEGAGGEEIR from the coding sequence ATGAAAGCGTCGGCACTGACATCGGCTCTTGCCGTGGTTGCGACGACCCTTTCTCCGGGAGCGCTTTCCGGTCCCGAGGGAGGCCCCTGGTTCCAAGAGCGAAGCGCCGCCGCAGGCGTCGAGGTTCCTCACCGCAACCGGACTTTCGACAACCCTTACGCCGAGATCATGCAGGGATATACCGCGCTGGGCGCCGCCGCCGCCGTGGCCGATTTCAACGGGGACGGATTCGACGACATCTACGTCACCGACTCGGCCAGCCAGGGACGCAACCTGCTGTGGCGCAACAACGGCGATTTCACCTTCACCGACGTGGCCTCAGAAGCGGGCCTGGCCATGGGTAACGACGCGCGCAACGCCTCCGCCGACGCCCTCTGGATCGACTACGACAACGACGCCCGCCCCGACCTCTTCCTGGTGCGCTTCGGGCAGAGCCTTCTCTTCCGCAACCGGGGACAAGGCGCCTTCCAGGACGTCACCCGCGAGGCCGGACTGCTAGGCCGCCAAAATGCCATCTGCGCGATCACCTTTGACTACGACGGCGACGGCTGGCTCGATATTCTGCTGGGACGCTATTTTTCCGACGTCGACATTTTTGATCCCGACACCCCGCGCTTCTTTCCCGAAAACATGGAAACGGCCCAAAACGGGGGCGGACTGCGCCTCTGGCGCAACCGCGGCGACGGCACCTTCGAAGACGCCACCGCTTCAGCCGGACTGGCCGGCCTCAGCGGCTGGACGCTCGACCTGGGACACGCCGACTACGACAACGACGGCGACCAGGACCTCTACCTGGCGGCCGATTTCGGCACCGACCGCTTCTTCGTCAACAACGGCGACGGCACCTTCAGCGACCGAACCCGAGAGGCCATCGGAATCGACACCAAGAAGGGCATGAACGTCGACTGGGGCGACTACGACAACGACGGACGGCTCGACGTCTACGTCACCAACATTACCGACGACTACATGCGTGAAGGAAACTTCCTCTGGCACAACAACGGCGACGGCACCTTCTCGGACGTGGCCCGCGAAACCGAAACCTACGACAGCGGCTGGGGCTGGGCCGGCAAATTTCTCGACTACGACCATGACGGCTGGCTCGACCTCTACGTGGTCAACGGCTGGGTATCGGCGGGAGAAGAAAGCTACGTGCCCGTCATCTTCGAGATGCTCATCCGCGAAGCCGACGAGGAGGGCCGGATGGATCTCAGCGACGTGCGAAAATGGCCGGCCATGGGACAGCGAAGTCTGAGCGGACATCAACGATCGCGGCTCTTCCACAACCGGGGCGGACAGATCTTCGTCGATCAGGCTTCCCGCCACGGGCTCGACTCGTCCCGCGACGGACGGGGAATCGCGGTGGCCGACTTCGACAACGACGGACGCCTCGACCTCTTCGTCTCCAATGCCAATGCCGCTCCCCATCTCTTCCGCAACCAGCGTCCTCTGGGCCCCGACGCCAACTGGATCGCCTTCAGCCTCAAATCTCCCGGCTCCAACCGTTTGGCCGTGGGAGCGCAGGTGCGCATCAGCAGCGGCGGACGGAACCAGATGCGCTTTGTCGACGGCGGAAACGGCTTTGCCTCCCAGTCCACGACCCGTCTCCATTTCGGCCTGGGCGCGGCCGACGAGGCCGAGCAAGTCGAGATCCGCTGGCCCTCGGGACGCCGCCAGCGGCTGGGTCCGCTGCAAGCCAACCGGCTCTACCGCATCACCGAAGGCCAGTCGGCCCAGGCCCAGCCGCTTCTGGCTCCCAGGGAAGAAGGCGCCGGTGGAGAGGAAATCCGATGA
- a CDS encoding 1-acyl-sn-glycerol-3-phosphate acyltransferase yields MTGLPIDTVLIVGRRRTCAEVLRDLLGSRGISSRLLPPLQAQGSLAAQPPSTLILVPRLSSELDWELTPSQAVKLARRAFEKGVERLILISSTFIYPPSHHHPGYVGEDYRTARPMPGPARCWTEYETRVVEAWADPSRLCVLRAAPLLGRAGQGPFGDLCSSGLAVTPLGYNPVMQFLHPEDLADALLKVLESRRGGTFNIVPGGAIPLRDALSATGSRRLPLPVSVQRPARRLLSRLGLAAHPGWTEYLRHPFMASGDEARRRLGFQPRRTSAQTVFDLIGSPQPAPSYDRFGLDLDYVEAYGRTLLRFLHDFYWRVEESGWENVPRRGRAVLVGVHRGFMPFDGVMLMHGLVQQTGRCPRFLVHPSLVKFPGLANFMTKLGGIPANHANADWVLQKDEILGVYPEGIQGAFTPYRDAYSLGRFGRSDFVRMALRNQAPILPVVTAGSAEIFPILGRVDWKWFRRFTEWPYLPITPTFPLLPLPLPSKWHTRFLPLQQVQKEYGPSAADDPTVVRRISIQVRDRMQEEVQRLLKARRSIWR; encoded by the coding sequence ATGACCGGACTTCCCATCGATACCGTCCTCATCGTGGGCCGACGCCGAACCTGCGCCGAGGTCCTCCGCGACCTCCTCGGGTCCAGGGGAATCAGCTCCCGCCTGCTCCCTCCACTCCAGGCCCAGGGCTCCCTCGCGGCCCAGCCCCCGTCAACCCTGATCCTGGTTCCCCGCCTCTCCTCAGAACTGGACTGGGAGCTTACCCCGAGCCAGGCCGTCAAGCTGGCAAGAAGAGCGTTCGAGAAAGGCGTCGAGCGACTCATCCTCATCTCCTCCACCTTCATCTACCCGCCCAGCCACCACCATCCCGGATACGTGGGCGAAGACTACAGGACTGCGCGTCCCATGCCGGGGCCCGCCCGCTGCTGGACGGAGTACGAGACCCGCGTGGTGGAGGCTTGGGCCGATCCGTCCAGGTTGTGCGTACTGCGTGCGGCCCCCCTTCTGGGCCGCGCCGGCCAAGGTCCCTTTGGCGATCTCTGCTCTTCGGGACTGGCGGTCACGCCGCTGGGCTACAATCCCGTCATGCAGTTCCTCCACCCGGAGGACTTGGCTGACGCGCTGCTCAAGGTGCTCGAGAGCCGCCGCGGAGGAACTTTCAATATCGTCCCCGGCGGAGCCATTCCCTTGCGCGACGCGCTCTCGGCAACCGGCTCCCGCCGCTTGCCCCTTCCGGTCTCCGTCCAGCGCCCCGCCCGCCGCCTGCTGTCGAGGCTGGGACTGGCCGCTCACCCGGGTTGGACGGAGTACCTGCGCCATCCCTTCATGGCCAGCGGAGATGAGGCCCGCCGCCGGCTCGGCTTTCAGCCCAGGCGCACCTCGGCCCAGACGGTGTTCGACTTGATCGGGTCGCCCCAGCCGGCTCCGAGCTACGACCGATTCGGACTCGACCTCGACTACGTAGAGGCCTACGGACGCACCCTGCTGCGCTTTCTGCACGACTTCTATTGGCGTGTCGAAGAAAGCGGATGGGAAAACGTGCCCCGCCGGGGACGCGCCGTGCTGGTGGGCGTCCATCGGGGTTTCATGCCCTTTGACGGAGTCATGCTCATGCACGGGCTGGTGCAGCAAACAGGACGCTGCCCGCGCTTTCTGGTCCATCCTTCTCTGGTCAAGTTTCCGGGGCTGGCCAATTTCATGACCAAACTGGGAGGCATCCCGGCCAATCACGCCAATGCCGACTGGGTGCTGCAGAAGGACGAGATCCTGGGCGTCTATCCGGAGGGCATCCAAGGAGCCTTCACCCCTTACCGCGACGCCTACAGCCTGGGACGCTTCGGACGCAGCGACTTCGTACGCATGGCCCTGCGCAACCAAGCTCCCATCCTGCCGGTGGTCACCGCCGGAAGCGCTGAGATTTTCCCCATCCTGGGCCGGGTCGACTGGAAGTGGTTCCGGCGTTTCACCGAGTGGCCCTACCTGCCGATCACTCCCACCTTCCCTCTGCTGCCGCTTCCCTTGCCCTCCAAGTGGCATACCCGCTTCCTGCCCCTCCAGCAGGTCCAGAAGGAATACGGCCCTTCTGCCGCCGATGACCCCACGGTCGTGCGCCGCATCAGCATCCAAGTGCGCGACCGCATGCAGGAGGAGGTGCAGCGTCTGCTCAAGGCGCGAAGGTCGATTTGGCGATGA
- a CDS encoding NAD(P)/FAD-dependent oxidoreductase, protein MARLFRGLRNDDPKKRYDAVVVGAGVAGLVGAALLAEAGLSVLLVEQHYMVGGYCSTFRRMGYTFDAGTHFYPLLGNPGTVTGKLMKDLKVDCQWVAMDPVDHFHFPDGSSFQVPADFDLYLRRLKERFPQEAHSLDAFFAEVRRLYMYGLVQYFRWRQSPHLKHFQEETLAQALDRHFQDKRLKLLLCADSAHWGSPPTRTSYVFDCMLRLAYFLGNYYPLGGSQRFADALALRVEEMGGDILMSSRVRRIEVEEGRVTGIETVTGRQQTVHRVSTPRVLYNGDLRLLMDELLDSRWVPDRLADLVSGLRTSVPCYLTHIGLKGASRERLQAIHGYYWDVWDPETLARNGFRFKLFVPTLYDPSLCKPDRHILIVQKVIDEDYRSISAGDSPPRDSVWRQGACRQILEMRREQGNGQPAGPPGEKSGLAKGPWTRRKLDFQNWVCGQLERVWPGIHKHIEVALTATSDTSFRYTLNQKGAMLGWEMAPDQLAQERPGLRGPVDGLYFAGHWTQPGGGITPVIISAQRAVQMALEDAGRSASPRPGQSPRPRPSPQSGGEPGRG, encoded by the coding sequence ATGGCGCGCCTCTTCAGAGGACTGCGGAACGATGACCCCAAAAAACGCTACGACGCGGTGGTGGTGGGGGCCGGCGTGGCGGGACTGGTGGGCGCCGCACTGCTGGCCGAGGCCGGACTGAGCGTCCTGCTGGTTGAGCAGCACTACATGGTGGGCGGGTATTGCAGCACCTTCCGCCGCATGGGCTACACCTTCGACGCCGGCACCCACTTCTATCCGCTGCTTGGCAATCCCGGCACCGTCACCGGCAAGCTCATGAAGGATTTGAAGGTCGACTGCCAGTGGGTGGCCATGGACCCCGTCGACCACTTCCACTTTCCCGACGGAAGCTCCTTTCAGGTTCCCGCCGACTTCGACCTCTACCTGCGCCGCCTGAAAGAGCGTTTTCCTCAGGAAGCTCACTCGTTGGACGCTTTCTTCGCCGAGGTGCGAAGGCTCTACATGTACGGACTGGTGCAGTACTTCCGCTGGCGCCAATCGCCTCATCTGAAGCATTTCCAGGAAGAGACCCTGGCCCAGGCCCTGGACCGCCACTTTCAGGACAAGCGCCTCAAACTGCTGCTCTGCGCCGACAGCGCCCACTGGGGTTCGCCCCCCACTCGCACCTCCTATGTCTTCGACTGCATGCTGCGGCTGGCCTACTTTTTGGGCAACTACTATCCGCTGGGCGGATCGCAGCGTTTTGCCGACGCGCTGGCCCTGCGGGTAGAGGAGATGGGCGGCGACATCCTCATGAGCAGCCGGGTGCGGCGCATCGAGGTGGAAGAGGGCCGCGTCACCGGCATCGAAACCGTGACCGGACGCCAACAGACCGTCCACCGGGTCAGCACCCCGCGGGTGCTCTACAACGGAGACCTGCGCCTGCTAATGGACGAGTTGCTCGATTCCCGCTGGGTCCCCGACCGGCTGGCCGACCTGGTGAGCGGACTGCGCACCAGCGTCCCCTGCTACCTGACCCACATCGGACTCAAGGGCGCCAGCCGGGAGCGCCTGCAGGCCATCCACGGTTATTATTGGGACGTGTGGGACCCCGAAACACTGGCCCGCAACGGCTTCCGTTTCAAGCTCTTCGTTCCCACCCTCTACGATCCCTCGCTGTGCAAGCCGGATCGCCACATCCTCATCGTGCAGAAGGTCATCGACGAGGACTACCGGAGCATCAGCGCGGGAGACTCGCCCCCCCGCGATTCGGTGTGGCGCCAGGGAGCTTGCCGGCAGATCCTGGAGATGAGGCGAGAGCAAGGCAACGGCCAGCCGGCCGGTCCTCCCGGCGAGAAAAGCGGATTGGCGAAAGGGCCCTGGACTCGCCGCAAGCTCGACTTCCAGAACTGGGTGTGCGGGCAACTGGAGCGGGTCTGGCCGGGCATCCACAAGCACATCGAAGTGGCATTGACGGCCACCTCGGACACCAGCTTCCGCTACACGCTCAATCAAAAGGGCGCCATGCTGGGATGGGAGATGGCTCCCGACCAACTGGCGCAGGAACGTCCGGGACTGCGCGGCCCGGTCGATGGGCTTTATTTCGCCGGACATTGGACTCAGCCCGGCGGCGGAATCACGCCCGTCATCATCTCAGCCCAGCGGGCCGTCCAGATGGCGCTGGAGGATGCCGGACGCAGTGCATCGCCGCGGCCGGGACAATCGCCGCGTCCGCGCCCCTCTCCCCAGTCCGGCGGGGAACCAGGAAGAGGATGA
- a CDS encoding CRTAC1 family protein: MNAARLNVLTMAALLVAVGSSPGLPQASPHEPDSPPAISFREQAESSGIRFTHRTRDFRGLKDQVLEMFTSGGAAVAVDDFDGDGYDDVFLTSSAEDAPNALLRNRGDGTFEDVTARAGVAGGNDENNIVSDALWFDYDNDGHSDLLVVRFGTSLLYRNEGQGRFSDVTASSGLEQFANSIAAIAFDYDSDGRLDVLLGNYFAPSSLLDLEDPRVLPDNLDDAHNGGGVTLFRNLGGGKFADRTEAAGLANQKGWILDAGHGDFDNDGHPDLYLAGDYGTDRLYFNNGDGTFRDATQEGLGGFDTKKGMNAEVADYDNDGWLDVYVTNITDEYMKECNMLWRNNADGTFTDLSKETGTCNTLWGWGAKFADFDNDGLQDLYAVNGLHSGSQENFIPILFEMLIQEPDFSDLRSWPDIEGRSWSGYQPSKLFHNLGAGLFREMAAAAGVDSRLDGRGVAIADFDRDGRLDMLVSNADQPVLYFRNTSVQAGDWLALRLVGDPAAGSNRDAIGSRVTLSHGSSTQIREVQGGNGYAGQSSKVVHFGLADGQEAGNEVEITIRWPNGEIEKRSVPINRLTPLSQATKGDIPANERPAG, translated from the coding sequence ATGAATGCCGCCCGCCTCAACGTCCTGACCATGGCAGCCTTGCTTGTCGCCGTCGGCTCGTCTCCGGGCCTGCCGCAGGCTTCACCGCACGAACCGGACAGCCCTCCGGCCATCAGCTTTCGGGAGCAGGCCGAGTCTTCGGGCATCCGCTTCACCCACCGGACGCGCGACTTCCGCGGACTTAAGGACCAGGTCCTGGAGATGTTCACCTCGGGCGGAGCCGCGGTAGCGGTGGATGATTTCGACGGCGACGGATACGACGACGTCTTCCTCACCTCCTCGGCCGAGGACGCCCCCAACGCCTTGCTGCGCAACCGCGGCGACGGCACCTTTGAGGACGTCACCGCCCGGGCCGGAGTGGCGGGCGGAAACGACGAGAACAACATCGTCTCCGACGCCCTCTGGTTCGACTACGACAACGACGGCCATTCCGACTTGCTGGTGGTGCGCTTCGGCACCTCGCTGCTCTATCGAAATGAAGGACAGGGACGTTTCAGCGACGTCACCGCCTCGAGCGGACTGGAGCAGTTCGCCAACTCCATCGCCGCCATCGCCTTCGACTACGATTCCGACGGACGCCTGGACGTGCTGCTGGGCAACTACTTCGCCCCCTCCAGTCTGCTCGACCTGGAAGACCCCCGCGTGCTGCCCGACAATCTCGACGACGCCCACAACGGGGGAGGCGTCACCCTTTTCCGCAACCTGGGCGGCGGCAAGTTCGCTGACCGCACCGAGGCGGCCGGACTGGCCAACCAGAAGGGATGGATTCTCGACGCCGGCCACGGCGATTTCGACAACGACGGGCATCCCGACCTCTACCTGGCCGGCGACTACGGAACGGACCGGCTCTACTTCAACAACGGCGACGGCACCTTCCGTGACGCCACCCAAGAGGGTCTGGGCGGATTCGACACCAAGAAAGGCATGAACGCCGAGGTAGCCGACTACGACAACGACGGATGGCTGGACGTCTACGTCACCAACATCACCGACGAGTACATGAAGGAATGCAACATGCTGTGGCGCAACAACGCCGACGGCACCTTCACCGACCTGTCCAAGGAGACCGGCACCTGCAACACCCTGTGGGGGTGGGGCGCCAAGTTCGCCGACTTCGACAACGACGGACTGCAAGACCTCTATGCCGTCAACGGACTGCACTCGGGCAGCCAAGAAAACTTCATCCCCATCCTCTTCGAGATGCTCATTCAGGAACCCGACTTCAGCGACCTGCGCTCCTGGCCCGACATCGAGGGACGCAGTTGGAGCGGCTACCAGCCCAGCAAGCTCTTCCACAACCTGGGAGCGGGGCTCTTCCGCGAGATGGCCGCCGCCGCCGGAGTCGACAGCAGGCTGGACGGCCGCGGCGTGGCCATCGCCGATTTCGACCGCGACGGACGCCTCGACATGCTGGTCAGCAACGCCGACCAACCGGTCCTCTACTTCCGCAACACCAGCGTGCAGGCAGGCGATTGGCTGGCCCTCAGGCTGGTGGGCGATCCTGCTGCGGGATCGAACCGGGACGCCATCGGAAGCCGCGTCACCCTCAGCCACGGGAGCAGCACCCAAATCCGCGAAGTGCAGGGCGGAAACGGTTACGCCGGACAGAGCAGCAAGGTCGTCCACTTCGGTCTGGCGGACGGGCAGGAGGCCGGCAACGAGGTCGAAATCACCATCCGCTGGCCCAACGGCGAAATCGAGAAGCGAAGCGTCCCCATCAACCGACTCACCCCCCTCTCTCAAGCCACGAAAGGAGATATCCCCGCGAACGAGCGACCAGCAGGCTGA